In Streptococcus pneumoniae, the sequence ATCAAGGGCTCATGAAGATATATCCTCAAGCACAAACTCCACGTAAATCCAGCAAACTCAAGCCACTAACAGTTGAAGATAAAGCCTATAACCATGCGCTATCCAAGGAGAGAAGCAAGGTCGAGAACATCTTTGCCAAAGTAAAAACGTTTAAAATGTTTTCAACAACCTATCGAAATCATCGTAAACGCTTCGGATTACGAATGAATTTGATTGCTGGTATTATCAATCATGAACTAGGATTCTAGTTTTGCAGGAAGTCTATTATTTGGTTAGGTGAATTAGTGAAGCGTTTAGGCAAGTGTCTCTGGTTACGACGTCATGGCCTCTAAATCGATTATATTTAGGGGTCATGACTAGTGAAGCAGTTAGCTAGTTCGCATATAAGCGGCTAGCGTCTAACAATTAGGAACTTTAGTTCCAATAACTTTAAGATTACGACGTTTTAGGACATAAATCGATCATATTTATGTCCTAAAACTAGTGAAGCGCCTAGCCAAAGTCCGAATAGGATTTGGCGTTAGTTACTTAGATTGCTTTGCAATCAAGTAACTTTGGCGATTTACATCTTCTCTGGCGCTTCTACTCCAAGCAAGCGAAGGGCTTCTTTGAGAACGACTGCGGTTGCGTAGCTGAGGGCTAGACGGCTGTCGCGTTCTGGGCTTTCATCCAAGATACGTGTATGTGCATAGTATTTGTTAAAGGATTGAGCCAGGCTAATTGCAAATTTAGCAATGATAGAAGGTTCAAAGTTATCTGCCGCACGGTTGATAATACGTGGGAAGTCTTGAATGAGTTTAATGATTTCCCAGCTTTCAGTATCATTCAAGCTATAGTTGCCAGCTGTTTCTGGTTTGAAATCGGCTTTGCGTAAGATAGATTGGATACGAGCGTAGGCATATTGAACGTAAGGTCCAGTTTCACCCTCGAAGGATACCATAGCTTCTAGGTCGAAGTCGTATCCATTTGTACGGTCAGTTTTGAGGTCATAGAATTTAATGGCTCCAACCCCAACAGCATGTGCTACTTGGTCTTTGTTTTCTAGTTCAGGATTTTTAGCCTCGATTTGGACCTTGGCACGGCTAACAGCCTCTGCAACAGTAGGCTCTAGCAAGATGACATTCCCTTTACGAGTAGAGAGCTTCTTCCCTTCTTTTGTAACCAGACCAAAAGGAACGTGGGTAATGTCGTCACTCCAATCGTAGCCCATCTCTTGCAAGACAGCTTTGAGTTGTTTAAAGTGGGCAGATTGCTCTTGACCAACGACGTAGATAGATTTAGCAAATTGGTATTCATTTTTACGGTAGAGGGCTGCAGCCAAGTCACGTGTGATATAGAGAGTTGCACCATCAGACTTCTTGATGAGGGCTGGATGTTCAATTCCATATTTCTCAAGATTCACAACTTGGGCACCTTCTGATTCAAGAAGTAGTCCTTTTTCAGAAAGAATGTCTACAACTGCATCCATCTTATCATTGTAGAAGGCTTCTCCGTTATAGCTGTCAAATTCAACCTTCAATTCATTGTAAAGGCGGTTAAATTCCACTAAACTTTCATCGCGGAACCATTGCCAAAGAGCGAGAGCTTCCTCATCTCCATTTTCAAGTTTACGGAACCATTCGCGCGCTTCTTCATCCAAGCTAGGGTCATTTTCAGCTTCAGCGTTGATGCGGACATAGAGTTTAAGGAGTTCATCGATTGGATGAGCTTTTACAGCTTCTTCGTCGCCCCATTTTTTGTAGGCAACAATCAACATCCCAAATTGTTTACCCCAGTCTCCCAAATGGTTGACCTTGACCGTTTGATAACCGATTTTTTGGAAAATATGTGACAAGCTATCTCCGATAACAGTTGAACGCAGGTGGCCAATAGAAAATGGTTTAGCGATATTCGGACTAGACATGTCGATAACAACATTTTCTTGTTTGCCAATATTTTGGTCAGCATAGTGTTCTTTTTCAGTGGTAACAGCTTGCAATACTTGAGCAGAAATGGCAGATTTATCAAGGAAAAAGTTAACGTAAGGTCCTGTTGCGACAACTTTTTCAAAGGCTTGGCTGTTCATTTTTTCAGCCAGTTCAGCCGCAATCATTTGTGGTGCTTTACGTTCGACTTTTGCAAGAGAAAAGGCAGGGAAAGCAATGTCTCCCATTTCTGAGTTTTTAGGGGTTTCCAGTAACTTTAAAACAGCCTCTTGGTCCAGGCTATCAATGATGCTAGATAATTCGCTAGCAATCAATTCTTTTGTATTCATTAAGAGCTCCTTTTTGGACTTTTCTACTATTTTATCACAATTTTAAAGAAAGAAGAAAAAATTTTTGAAATCTCCTGTTTTTTTGGTATAATATGGTTATAAATATAGTTATAAATATGCACGCAAGAGGATTTTATGAGAAAAAGAGATCGTCATCAGTTAATAAAAAAAATGATTACTGAGGAGAAATTAAGTACACAAAAAGAAATTCAAGATCGGTTGGAGGCGCACAATGTTTGTGTGACGCAGACAACCTTGTCTCGTGATTTGCGCGAAATCGGCTTGACCAAGGTCAAGAAAAATGATATGGTGTATTATGTACTAGTAAATGAGACAGAAAAGATTGATTTGGTGGAATTTTTGTCTCATCATTTAGAAGGTGTTGCAAGAGCAGAGTTTACCTTGGTGCTTCATACCAAATTGGGAGAAGCCTCTGTTTTGGCAAATATTGTAGATGTAAACAAGGATGAATGGATTTTAGGAACAGTTGCTGGTGCCAATACCTTATTGGTTATTTGTCGAGATCAGCACGTTGCCAAACTCATGGAAGATCGTTTGCTAGATTTGATGAAAGATAAGTAAGGTCTTGGGAGTTGCTCTCAAGACTTATTTTTGAAAAGGAGAGACAGAAAATGGCGATAGAAAAGCTATCACCCGGCATGCAACAGTATGTGGATATTAAAAAGCAATATCCAGATGCTTTTTTGCTCTTTCGGATGGGTGATTTTTATGAATTATTTTATGAGGATGCGGTCAATGCTGCGCAGATTCTGGAAATTTCCTTAACGAGTCGCAACAAGAATGCCGACAATCCGATCCCTATGGCGGGTGTTCCCTATCATTCTGCCCAACAGTATATCGATGTCTTGATTGAGCAGGGTTATAAGGTGGCTATCGCAGAGCAGATGGAAGATCCTAAACAAGCAGTTGGGGTTGTTAAACGAGAGGTTGTTCAGGTCATTACGCCAGGGACAGTGGTCGATAGCAGTAAGCCGGACAGTCAGAATAATTTTTTGGTTGCCATAGACCGCGAAGGCAATCAATTTGGCCTAGCTTATATGGATTTGGTGACGGGTGACTTTTATGTGACAGGTCTTTTGGATTTCACGCTGGTTTGTGGGGAAATCCGTAACCTCAAGGCTCGAGAAGTGGTGTTGGGTTATGACTTGTCTGAGGAAGAAGAACAAATCCTCAGCCGCCAGATGAATCTGGTACTCTCTTATGAAAAAGAAAGCTTTGAAGACCTTCATTTATTGGATTTGCGATTGGCAACGGTGGAGCAAACGGCATCTAGTAAGCTGCTCCAGTATGTTCATCGGACTCAGATGAGGGAATTGAACCACCTCAAACCTGTTATCCGCTACGAAATTAAGGATTTCTTGCAGATGGATTATGCGACCAAGGCTAGTCTGGATTTGGTTGAGAATGCTCGCTCAGGTAAGAAACAAGGCAGTCTTTTCTGGCTTTTGGATGAAACCAAAACGGCTATGGGGATGCGTCTCTTGCGTTCTTGGATTCATCGCCCCTTGATTGATAAGGAACGAATCGTCCAACGTCAAGAAGTGGTGCAGGTCTTTCTCGACCATTTCTTTGAGCGTAGTGACTTGACAGACAGTCTCAAGGGTGTTTATGACATTGAGCGCTTGGCTAGTCGTGTTTCTTTTGGCAAAACCAATCCAAAGGATCTCTTGCAGTTGGCGACTACCTTGTCTAGTGTGCCACGGATTCGTGCGATTTTAGAAGGGATGGAGCAACCTGCTCTAGCCTATCTCATTGCACAACTGGATGCAATCCCTGAGTTGGAGAGTTTGATTAGCGCAGCGATTGCTCCTGAAGCTCCTCATGTGATTACAGATGGGGGAATTATCCGGACTGGATTTGATGAGACTTTAGACAAGTATCGTTGCGTTCTCAGAGAAGGGACTAGCTGGATTGCTGAGATTGAGGCTAAGGAGCGAGAAAACTCTGGTATCAGCACGCTCAAGATTGACTACAATAAAAAGGATGGCTACTATTTTCATGTGACCAATTCGCAACTAGGAAATGTGCCAGCCCACTTTTTCCGCAAGGCGACGCTGAAAAACTCAGAACGCTTTGGAACCGAAGAATTAGCCCGTATCGAGGGAGATATGCTTGAGGCGCGTGAGAAGTCAGCCAACCTCGAATACGAAATATTTATGCGCATTCGTGAAGAGGTCGGCAAGTACATCCAGCGTTTACAAGCTCTAGCCCAAGGAATTGCGACGGTTGATGTCTTACAGAGTCTGGCGGTTGTGGCTGAAACCCAGCATTTGATTCGACCTGAGTTTGGTGACGATTCACAAATTGATATCCGGAAAGGGCGCCATGCTGTCGTTGAAAAGGTTATGGGGGCTCAGACCTATATTCCAAATACGATTCAGATGGCAGAAGATACCAGTATTCAACTGGTTACAGGACCAAACATGAGTGGGAAGTCTACCTATATGCGTCAGTTAGCCATGACGGCGGTTATGGCCCAGCTGGGTTCCTATGTTCCTGCTGAAAGCGCCCATTTACCGATTTTTGATGCGATTTTTACCCGTATCGGAGCAGCAGATGACTTGGTTTCGGGTCAGTCAACCTTTATGGTGGAGATGATGGAGGCCAATAATGCCATTTCGCATGCGACCAAGAACTCTCTCATTCTCTTTGATGAATTGGGACGTGGAACTGCAACTTATGACGGGATGGCTCTTGCTCAGTCCATCATCGAATATATCCATGAGCACATCGGAGCTAAGACCCTCTTTGCGACCCACTACCATGAGTTGACTAGTCTGGAGTCTAGTTTACAACACTTGGTCAATGTCCACGTGGCAACTCTGGAGCAGGATGGGCAGGTTACCTTCCTTCACAAGATTGAACCGGGACCAGCTGATAAATCCTACGGTATCCATGTTGCCAAGATTGCTGGCTTGCCAGCAGACCTTTTAGCAAGGGCGGATAAGATTTTGACTCAGCTAGAGAATCAAGGAACAGAGAGTCCTCCTCCCATGAGACAAACTAGTGCTGTCACTGAACAGATTTCACTCTTTGATAGGGCAGAAGAGCATCCTATCCTAGCAGAATTAGCTAAACTGGATGTGTATAATATGACACCTATGCAGGTTATGAATGTCTTAGTAGAGTTAAAACAGAAACTATAAAACCAAGACTCACTAGTTAATCTAGCTGTATCAAGGAGACTTCTTTGACAATTCTCCACTTTTTTGCTAGAATAACATCACACAAACAGAATGAAAAGGAGCTGACGCATTGTCGCTCCCTTTTGTCTATTTTTTAAGGAGAAAGTATGCTGATTCAGAAAATAAAAACCTACAAGTGGCAGGCCCTGGCTTCGCTCCTGATGACAGGCTTGATGGTTGCTAGTTCACTTCTGCAACCGCGTTATCTGCAGGAAGTCTTAGGCGCCCTCCTTACTGGGAAATATGAAGCTATTTATAGTATCGGGGCTTGGTTGATTGGTGTGGCCGTAGTCGGTCTAGTTGCTGGTGGACTCAATGTTGTCCTCGCAGCCTATATTGCCCAAGGAGTTTCATCCGACCTTCGGGAGGATGCCTTCCGTAAAATTCAAACCTTTTCTTATGCTGATATTGAACAATTTAATGCGGGAAATCTAGTCGTTCGAATGACAAATGATATCAACCAGATTCAGAACGTTGTCATGATGACCTTCCAGATTCTTTTCAGACTTCCCCTCTTGTTCATCGGTTCGTTTATCCTAGCGGTTCAAACCTTACCTTCTCTGTGGTGGGTGATTGTTCTCATGGTAGTCTTGATTTTTGGTTTGACTGCTGTCATGATGGGAATGATGGGGCCTCGTTTTGCCAAGTTTCAAACCCTTCTTGAGCGCATCAATGCCATTGCCAAGGAAAATTTACGTGGCGTTCGTGTGGTCAAGTCCTTTGTCCAAGAAAAAGAGCAATTTGCTAAGTTTACAGAGGTCTCAGACGAGCTTCTTGGTCAAAACCTTTACATTGGTTATGCCTTTTCAGTAGTGGAACCCTTTATGATGTTGGTTGGTTACGGGGCGGTCTTCCTCTCTATTTGGCTGGTCGCGGGAATGGTTCAGTCGGATCCGTCTGTTGTTGGTTCCATCGCTTCTTTTGTTAATTACCTAAGCCAGATTATCTTTACCATTGTTATGGTTGGATTTTTGGGAAATTCTGTCAGCCGTGCCATGATTTCCATGCGTCGTATTCGAAAAATTCTTGACGCAGAGCCAGCTATGACCTTCAAGGATATCCCAGATGAAGAGTTGGTTGGAAGCCTTAGCTTTGAAAATGTGACCTTTACCTATCCAATGGACAAGGAACCGATGCTGAAAGATGTGAGCTTTACTATTGAACCTGGTCAAATGGTTGGTGTAGTTGGAGCGACTGGTGCAGGAAAGTCAACCTTGGCTCAATTGATTCCACGTCTCTTTGATCCACAGGAAGGGGCTATCAAAATCGGAGGTAAGGATATTCGAGAAGTGAGTGAAGGAACCCTGCGTAAAACAGTTTCCATCGTTCTCCAACGTGCCATTCTTTTTAGTGGAACGATTGCAGATAACTTGAGACAGGGGAAGGGAAATGCTACTCTATTTGAAATGGAGCGCGCAGCCAATATTGCCCAGGCTAGTGAATTCATTCATCGTATGGAGAAAACCTTTGAAAGTCCAGTTGAAGAACGGGGAACCAATTTCTCTGGTGGACAAAAACAAAGGATGTCGATTGCGCGTGGGATTGTCAGCAATCCACGTATTCTGATTTTTGATGATTCGACCTCAGCCTTGGATGCCAAATCAGAGCGCTTGGTGCAAGAAGCTTTGAATAAGGACTTGAAGGGGACGACAACCATTATTATTGCTCAAAAAATTAGCTCGGTTGTCCATGCAGACAAGATCTTGGTTCTAAATCAAGGACGATTGATTGGTCAAGGCACGCATGCAGACTTGGTTGCCAACAATGCCGTTTACCGTGAAATCTATGAAACACAGAAATGAAAGACAAACTATAAGAAAAGTCAATAGTTTTATCTAAACTATTTCTTATTTCAATTTGATGATTTGGCGATGATTTTAGAGCACGGCAAAAGGCCCTTGAAAAAGTCCATTTTTTCAAAGGTAATCCTGTGTTAATTTCAGAAATTACATCACTTTTTGTTCGTCAAATGGCAGCTCTTTTTTTAGGATATAAAACAGGGTTCGGATAAGTTTTTTTGCAAGGTGGATGATGGCTACATTGTAATGTTTTCCTTGTTCTAATTTAGTCTTAAGATAGGCCTTAAAAGCAGGCGAAAAGCGAGGGCATGCTTTGGCAGCTTGTATGAGTACCTACCGCAGATGAGGGGAACTCCGTTTGACCATTCTTCCTGCTAAATCAATCTGATCTGACTGATAAATAGAAGAATCCAGTCCAGCGAAAGCTTGTCAATGAGCCTCTTGTAATGTTTGATGTTTTCATTACACGAGATAAAACGTCTATGCGTTATCAAACTCATTACCAATTAAAACAAAAAGCTGTGGTTAGATCCTTTCGGAAATCGTCAAGCGATTGGAGGAAATGAACTAATCCACAGCGGCTTATTCCAAGTATACCACTTGGGCTTTGGCAGTAGCTAACTGCGCTAAATATAATATAAGGAGGAGTAAAATGAAGACAGTTCAATTTTTTTGGCATTATTTTAAGGTCTACAAGTTCTCATTTGTAGTTGTCATCCTGATGATTGTTCTGGCGACTTTTGCCCAAGCCCTCTTTCCAGTCTTTTCTGGACAAGCGGTGACGCAGCTAGCCAATTTAGTTCAAGCTTATCAAAATGGCAATCCAGAACTTGTATGGCAAAGCCTATCAGGAATCATGGTCAATCTTGGCCTGCTGGTTTTGGTTCTATTTATCTCTAGTGTAATATACATGTGTCTCATGACGCGCGTGATTGCAGAATCGACCAACGAGATGCGCAAAGGTCTCTTTGGTAAGCTTGCTCAGTTGACGGTTTCTTTCTTTGACCGTCGACAAGATGGCGATATCCTGTCTCATTTTACCAGTGATTTGGATAATATCCTCCAAGCCTTTAACGAAAGCTTGATTCAGGTCATGAGCAATATTGTTTTATACATTGGTCTGATTCTTGTCATGTTTTCGAGAAATGTGACGCTGGCTCTCATCACCATTGCCAGCACCCCATTGGCTTTCCTTATGCTGATTTTCATCGTGAAAATGGCACGCAAATACACCAACCTCCAGCAGAAAGAGGTAGGGAAGCTCAACGCCTATATGGATGAGAGCATCTCAGGCCAAAAAGCCGTGATTGTGCAAGGAATTCAAGAGGATATGATGGCAGGATTTCTTGAACAAAATGAGCGCGTGCGCAAGGCAACCTTTAAAGGAAGAATGTTCTCAGGAATTCTTTTCCCTGTCATGAATGGGATGAGCCTGATTAATACAGCCATCGTCATCTTTGCTGGTTCGGCTGTACTTTTGAATGATAAGTCTATTGAAACAAGTACAGCCCTAGGTTTGATTGTTATGTTTGCACAATTTTCACAGCAGTACTACCAGCCTATTATCCAAGTTGCAGCGAGTTGGGGAAGCCTTCAGTTGGCCTTTACTGGAGCTGAACGAATTCAGGAAATGTTTGATGCAGAGGAGGAAATCCGACCTGAAAAGGCTCCAACCTTCACTAAGTTGCAAGAAAGTGTTGAAATCAGTCATATCGATTTTTCATACTTGCCTGATAAACCTATTTTGAAAGATGTCAGCATTTCTGCCCCTAAAGGCCAGATGACAGCAGTTGTTGGGCCGACAGGTTCAGGAAAAACGACTATTATGAACCTCATCAATCGCTTTTATGATGTTGATGCTGGTGGTATTTATTTTGATGGTAAAGACATTCGTGGCTATGACTTAGATAGTCTTAGAAGCAAGGTGGGAATTGTATTGCAAGATTCGGTCTTGTTTAGCGGAACGATTCGAGACAATATCCGATTTGGTGTGCCAGATGCTAGTCAGGAAATGGTTGAGGTAGCAGCAAAAGCAACCCACATTCACGACTATATCGAAAGTTTGCCTGATAAGTACGATACTCTTATTGATGATGACCAGAGCATCTTTTCAACAGGGCAGAAGCAATTGATTTCAATCGCTCGAACCCTGATGACAGATCCAGAAGTTCTCATTCTCGATGAAGCAACTTCAAACGTAGATACGGTGACAGAAAGCAAGATTCAGCATGCCATGGAGGTGGTTGTAGCAGGTAGAACTAGTTTCGTCATTGCCCACCGCTTGAAAACCATTCTCAATGCAGATCAGATTATTGTCCTTAAAGATGGAGAAGTCATTGAACGTGGTAACCACCATGAACTTTTGAAGCTAGGTGGCTTTTATTCAGAACTCTATCACAATCAATTTGTTTTCGAATAAGAAAGAAGTTGTCCTATGTGGGCAGCTTTTTCTTGTCCATAAAAAATGTTTATCACAGCCTTAAAAAAAACATATTAGACGAAAGTCATTTTGAGTGATATGATAGGACTATCGTTAGCATTCGAAAGGAGAGGCATCATGGCTAGAACGGTTGTAGGAGTTACTGCAAATCTATGTCCCGTAGACGCAGAAGGCAAAATCATTCATTCATCTGTATCTTGTAGATTCGCAGAGATCATTCGTCAAGTCGGTGGTCTCCCTTTAGTCATTCCTGTTGGTGATGAGTCAGTTGTACGTGATTATGTGGAAATGATTGACAAACTCATTTTGACAGGAGGCCAAAATGTTCATCCTCAGTTTTATGGAGAGAAAAAGACCGTCGAGAGCGATGATTACAATCTGGTCCGTGACGAATTTGAATTGGCACTCTTGAAGGAAGCGCTTCGTCAGAATAAACCAATTATGGCAATCTGTCGCGGTGTCCAACTTGTCAATGTTGCCTTTGGTGGAACCCTCAATCAAGAAATCGAAGGTCACTGGCAAGGACTACCTTTCGGGACATCTCACTCTATTGAGACAGTAGAAGGAAGCGTGGTGGCTAAGCTATTTGGGAAAGAAAGTCAGGTCAATTCAGTCCATCGTCAAAGCATTAAAGATTTGGCACCCAATTTCCGTGTAACTGCTATTGATTCAAGAGACCAAACTATTGAAGCGATTGAGTCTATCGACGAGCACCGCATTATCGGTTTACAGTGGCATCCAGAGTTTCTGGTTAATGAAGAAGATGGCAATTTAGAATTATTTGAGTATTTATTGAATGAACTGTAACGATTGGAACATCTGGTCGTTCTTTCTTTTATTTTTTCAAAATTTTTAGAATGTGGTATTTTACGCAAACGTTTGAATTCTGATAAAAATTGGAGAAATTCGACAAAAAAACTTGAAAAAAACGAAGGTAAGCGTTATGATAGAAAAGAAGAAATATTGGAGGAAGAACATGTCACATATTAAATTTGATTATTCAAAAGTTTTAGACAAATTTGTTGCACCACATGAAGTGGAATACATGCAATCACAAGTAACAGCAGCAGATGAATTGATCCGTAAAGGAACTGGTGCTGGTAGCGACTTCTTGGGATGGTTGGACCTTCCTGAAAAATACGACCGCGAAGAATTTGACCGCATCTTGAAAGCTGCTGAGCAAATCAAGTCAGACAGCGATGTTTTGGTTGTGATCGGTATTGGTGGATCTTACCTTGGTGCAAAAGCAGCAATCGACTTCTTGAATCACCATTTTGCTAACTTGCAAACAAAAGAAGAACGCAAAGCTCCACAAATCCTTTACGCAGGAAACTCAATCTCATCTACTTACCTTGCTGACTTGGTAGAGTATGTTGCAGACAAAGACTTCTCAGTAAACGTAATTTCTAAATCAGGTACAACAACTGAACCAGCGATTGCTTTCCGTGTCTTTAAAGAACTCTTGGTTAAGAAATACGGTCAAGAAGAAGCTAACAAACGTATCTATGCAACAACTGACCGCCAAAAGGGTGCTGTTAAGGTTGAAGCAGACGCTAACGGTTGGGAAACATTTGTTGTTCCAGATGATATCGGTGGACGCTTCTCAGTATTGACAGCCGTTGGTTTGCTTCCAATCGCAGCATCAGGAGCTGACATCAAAGCTCTTATGGAAGGTGCGAATGCAGCTCGCAAAGACTACACTTCAGACAAAATCTCTGAAAACGAAGCTTACCAATACGCAGCTGTTCGTAACATCCTTTATCGTAAAGGCTATGCAACTGAGATCTTGGTAAACTATGAGCCATCACTTCAATACTTCTCAGAATGGTGGAAACAATTGGCTGGTGAATCAGAAGGAAAAGACCAAAAAGGTATCTACCCAACTTCAGCCAACTTCTCAACTGACTTGCACTCACTTGGTCAATTTATCCAAGAAGGAACTCGTATCATGTTTGAAACAGTTGTCCGTGTTGACAAACCTCGTAAAAACGTGCTTATTCCTACTTTGGAAGAAGACCTTGACGGACTTGGTTACCTTCAAGGAAAAGACGTTGACTTTGTAAACAAAAAAGCAACTGACGGTGTTCTTCTTGCCCACACAGATGGTGATGTACCAAACATGTATGTGACTCTTCCAGAGCAAGACGCTTTCACTCTTGGTTACACTATCTACTTCTTCGAATTGGCAATTGCCCTTTCAGGTTACTTGAATGCTATCAACCCATTTGACCAACCAGGTGTTGAAGCTTATAAACGTAACATGTTTGCCCTTCTTGGAAAACCAGGATTTGAAGAATTGAGCAAAGAACTTAACGCACGTCTATAATAGAAGAAAAGAGTGGTTTACCCACTCTTTTTACTCTCTTTATCCATAGAAATTGGACTCAGTCAAGACTTGTGATATAATATAGAAAGCAAAAAGGCAGATGCCTAGATAATAGGAGAAACTATGTCAAAAGATATCCGCGTACGTTACGCACCAAGTCCAACAGGACTACTACACATCGGAAATGCTCGTACAGCATTGTTTAATTACTTGTATGCGCGCCATCATGGTGGAACATTTCTCATCCGTATCGAAGATACTGACCGTAAACGCCATGTCGAG encodes:
- a CDS encoding glucose-6-phosphate isomerase produces the protein MSHIKFDYSKVLDKFVAPHEVEYMQSQVTAADELIRKGTGAGSDFLGWLDLPEKYDREEFDRILKAAEQIKSDSDVLVVIGIGGSYLGAKAAIDFLNHHFANLQTKEERKAPQILYAGNSISSTYLADLVEYVADKDFSVNVISKSGTTTEPAIAFRVFKELLVKKYGQEEANKRIYATTDRQKGAVKVEADANGWETFVVPDDIGGRFSVLTAVGLLPIAASGADIKALMEGANAARKDYTSDKISENEAYQYAAVRNILYRKGYATEILVNYEPSLQYFSEWWKQLAGESEGKDQKGIYPTSANFSTDLHSLGQFIQEGTRIMFETVVRVDKPRKNVLIPTLEEDLDGLGYLQGKDVDFVNKKATDGVLLAHTDGDVPNMYVTLPEQDAFTLGYTIYFFELAIALSGYLNAINPFDQPGVEAYKRNMFALLGKPGFEELSKELNARL